GGCGAGAGGCCTTCGACGTGGCAGCACCGCAGAACTACCTCGCAGTCATCAAGGTCGTCGGCATCGGCGGCGGCGGTGTCAACGCCATCAACCGGATGATCGAGGTCGGTCTCAAGGGCGTCGAGTTCATCGCGATCAACACCGATGCGCAGGCCCTCCTGATGAGCGACGCCGACGTCAAGCTCGATGTGGGCCGTGAACTCACCCGGGGCCTCGGCGCCGGCGCGAACCCGGAGGTCGGCCGCAAGGCGGCCGAGGACCACCGCGAGGAGATCGAGGAGGTCCTCAAGGGGGCCGACATGGTCTTCGTGACCGCCGGCGAGGGCGGCGGCACCGGCACCGGCGGCGCGCCCGTCGTGGCCAACATCGCCCGCTCGCTCGGCGCCCTCACCATCGGCGTCGTCACCCGCCCCTTCACCTTCGAGGGCCGCCGTCGCGCCAACCAGGCCGAGGACGGCATCGCCGGCCTGCGCGAAGAGGTCGACACCCTCATCGTGATCCCCAACGACCGGCTGCTGTCCATCTCGGACCGCCAGGTCAGCGTGCTGGACGCGTTCCGCTCCGCCGACCAGGTGCTGCTCTCCGGCGTCCAGGGCATCACCGACCTGATCACCACCCCCGGCCTGATCAACCTCGACTTCGCCGACGTCAAGTCGGTCATGTCCGAGGCCGGCTCGGCACTGATGGGCATCGGCTCCGCCCGGGGCGAGGACCGTGCCAAGGCGGCCGCCATCATGGCGATCTCCTCGCCGCTGCTGGAGGCCTCCATCGACGGCGCCCGCGGCGTGCTGCTCTCCATCTCCGGCGGCTCCGACCTCGGCCTGTTCGAGATCAACGAGTCGGCCCAGCTGGTCAGCGAGGCCGCGCACCCCGAGGCCAACATCATCTTCGGTGCGGTCATCGACGACGCGCTCGGCGACGAGGTGCGGGTCACCGTGATCGCGGCCGGCTTCGACGGCGGCCAGCCTCCGGCGATCGTCCGCGACCCGGTGGTCAAGGCCTCCCCGGCCCCCGCGCCAGCCGCCCCCGAGCGCCCGGCCACCCGGCCGTCGTACGGGAGCATCGGCTCGGTGACGGCGCGCTCGGACGGCGAGTCCGGCTCCCGGCACTCCGACTCCCCGGCCACCACGACCGCCTCGCCGGTGCCCCCGCAGGTGCAGCCGGTCCGGCAGCCCTACGTGGAGAGCCCCGCCGAGGAGCTCGATGTGCCCGACTTCCTGAAGTAGGCACAGCCCGAGTGAAGCGGTTCGATACGCGAAACGGTGCTCACTTCGCCTTCACCGACCGGTGGGGCGGGGTGAGCATTTCGCCGTACGGGGAACTGAACCTCGGCGGCGCGGTGGGCGACGATCCGGTCGCCGTGCTGGAGAACCGGCGGCTGGCGGCCCGCTCGCTGGGCCTGGACCCGGCGGACGTGGTCTGGATGAACCAGGTGCACGGCGCGGACGTCGCCGTCGTGACGGAGCGGCAGCCGCAGGGATCGGCCCCGACGGTGGACGCGGTGGTCACCGACCGCCCGCTCGCCCTCGCGGTGCTGACCGCGGACTGCACGCCCGTCCTGCTGGCGGACCCGGTGGCGGGGGTGGCCGGTGCGGCGCACGCCGGCCGGCCGGGCCTGGCGGCCGGGGTGGTGCCGGCGGTGGTGCGGGCGATGGTGGAACTCGGCGCCCGGCCGGAGCGGATCGTGGCCGCCACCGGCCCCGCGGTCTGCGGGCGGTGCTACGAGGTGCCCGAGGAACTGCGGGCGGAGGTGAGCGCCCTGGTGCCGGCCGCGTACGCGCGGACCTCCTGGGGCACCCCGGCCCTGGACGTGCCGGCGGGAGTCGCGGCCCAACTGGCCGGTGCGGGAGTCACCGAGTTGGTGCGATCATCTGACTGCACCCTCGAATCCGCCGATCACTTCTCCTATCGCCGCGAGCAGCGCACCGGCCGGCTCGCGAGCTACGTCTGGTTGGGCTCTGAACTCTCATGACGAATGACATCTACGGTCCGTTCCCGGGCGGCCCGCGCGCTTTCGGCCAGACTTTGCTGGACGCCCTGACGGACGGCCAGCGGGCCCGGTACGAGGAACTCGGGGCCAACCTCGACGTGGTCGAGCGCCGGATCGAGGCCGCCTGCCGGGCCGCCGGGCGCTCCCGCGACGAGGTCACCCTGATCGTCGTCACCAAGACCTACCCCGCCGAGGACAGCGCACTCCTGGCCGGACTCGGTGTCACGGACGTGGCGGAGAACCGGGACCAGGACGCGGCCCCCAAGGCCGAGTTGTGTGCGAACCTTCCGCTGGAGTGGCACTTCGTCGGCCAGCTGCAGACCAACAAGGTCCGCTCGGTCGTCCGGTACGCGAACCGGGTGCACTCGGTGGACCGGCTGCGGCTGGTCGGCTCGCTCTCGGCGGCCGTGCTCAAGTCGGAGCGCCCCGAGCTGGGTTGCCTGGTCCAGGTCGCCCTGGACAAGGAGGCCGGCGAGGTGGGGGCGGTTCCCGGCTCGCCGGGCTCGGGGGAGGGCCGGGCAGGGGTGGCCCCGGCCGACGTGGCCGCGCTGGCCGACGCGATCGCCGCCGCACCCGGGCTGCGGCTCGACGGCGTGATGACGGTGGCTCCGCTGGCCGGACCGCTGGCCGGCGACCCCGCCAGGGCTTTCGAGCGGCTGGCGGAAATCTCAACCGCCGTACGGGCGAGCCATCCTGCTGCCACCATGGTTTCCGCGGGAATGAGCGGCGACCTTGAGCAGGCCGTGGCCGCCGGAGCGACACATGTGCGCGTCGGAACGGCGGTACTCGGAGTGCGGTCACCCCTCGGGTAACGTCACCGGGTAGTAGATCAGACTGCAGGACAAAACAGGACAGAACCTAGCAGCTTTGCAGAGCGCTAGCGAACCGTGGATCGCAACTTCACGACTCTCACGAGCCCGCCCGGACCTGTAGTCCGGCGAGCCCGCCCCGGGGTCGCGGAATCCGCAGGCGAAGGCCGCCGGTGACGGAGCCGATCCACCACAGAGCGGAGGAGACAGGAGAATGGCCGGCGCAATGCGCAAGATGGCGGTCTACCTCGGCCTCGTGGAGGACGAGACGTACGACGGCCAGGGGTACGACCCCGACGACGACTACGACGCGGACCCCGAGCCGATCCGCACCGGGCGGACGGAGGACATCCCCCGCCCCGCGGCCGCACAGCCCGCCCCCGTCGCCCAGATCGCACCGCAGCCCGTTCCCGCCGCGGTCCCGATCCGTCAGGAGACCCCGAGGATGGCCCCAGTGTCGTCCATCACACCCGAACGCCGCCACAACCTGGAGAAGAGCGCCCCGGTGATCATGCCCAAGGTCGTGAACGAACGAGAGCCCTACCGCATCACGACGTTGCACCCCAGGACCTACAACGAGGCCCGTACCATCGGGGAACAGTTCCGTGGCGGGACTCCTGTGATCATGAATTTGACCGAGATGGACGACACCGACGCGAAGCGCCTCGTAGACTTCGCCGCTGGACTCGTCTTCGGTCTGCACGGCAGTATCGAGCGCGTGACACAGAAGGTGTTCCTGCTGTCGCCTGCTAACGTCGATGTCACGGCGGAGGACAAGGCCCGTATCGCCGAGGGTGGGTTCTTCAACCAGAGCTGACCCGGCCACGACTGTATGTGTGGTTCTGATCGACAGTGAGTTAGCGACAGTTCAGCGAGCGACAAGCCGGACCGCAGAGCAAGCAACAAGCCGAATGGCCAGGGAGAGGGATTCTCGATGGGGATCGTGGGGGCAGTGCTCGGTTATGCACTGACCGTCTTCCTGGTGTTCCTGCTCTTCCGGCTGGTCATGGACTGGGTCTTCCAGTTCGCACGTTCGTGGCAGCCCGGCAAGGCCATGGTCCTGGTCCTGGAGGCCACGTACACTGTCACGGATCCGCCGCTCAAGCTCCTTCGGCGGTTCATCCCGCCGTTGCGTCTCGGGGGCGTGGCGCTCGACCTGTCCTTCTTCGTACTGATGATCATTGTGTATGTCCTGATCTCGCTCGTGCAGCGCCTGTCGTAGGTGAGCGATGCGACAGGATGCCGGTGTGCCGACGATCACGTTGAGGTGAAGAGATGCCATTGACCCCCGAGGACGTTCGGAACAAGCAGTTCACGACCGTTCGCCTGCGCGAAGGCTATGACGAGGACGAGGTCGATGCCTTCCTCGACGAGGTCGAAGCCGAGCTGACCAAACTGCTCCGCGAGAACGAGGACCTGCGCGCCAAGCTGGCCGCCGCGACTCGTGCTGCCGCGCAGAACCAGGCCAACATGCGCAAGGAGCCGCAGCAGGACTCGCGGCCCGGCGCCCCTGTCCCGGCAGCCATATCCGGCCCGCCGGTGCCCGGGCAGCAGGGCCCCGGCCAGTCCATGGGCGGCCCGATGGGCCAGCAGCAGATGGGTGGCCCGCAGCAGCAGCAGCAGATGGGCCAGCAGCAGCAGATGGGCAACCAGCCGCTGGGCCTGCCCTCCGGTGCCCCGCAGCTGCCCGCCGGCCAGGGCGGCCCGATGCAGCAGCAGATGGGCCAGCAGCAGATGGGCCAGACCATGGGCGGCCAGCAGCAGCTGGTCCAGCCGATGGGCGGTCAGATGCTGCAGCCGATGGGCCAGCAGGTCCCCGGCCAGCAGATGGGCCAGCAGCAGCACCAGCAGCAGATGGGCCAGCTCCAGCCGATGGGCGGCCCGATGGGCGGTCCCATGGGCCAGCCGCAGCAGATGGGCGGCCCGATGGGCGGCCCCATGCAGCAGCAGCAGGCCCCCGGCGGCGACAGCGCGGCCCGCGTGCTCGCGCTCGCCCAGCAGACCGCCGACCAGGCGATCTCCGAGGCCCGTTCCGAGGCCAACAAGATCGTCGGCGAGGCCCGCAGCCGCGCCGAGGGCCTGGAGCGCGACGCCCGTGCCAAGGCCGACGCCCTGGAGCGGGACGCGCAGGAGAAGCACCGCGTCGCGATGGGCTCCCTGGAGTCCGCGCGGGCCACGCTGGAGCGCAAGGTCGAGGACCTTCGTGCCTTCGAGCGTGAGTACCGTACGCGCCTGAAGTCCTACCTGGAGACCCAGCTGCGCCAGCTGGAGTCGCAGGCGGACGACTCGCTCGCCCCGCCGCGCATCCCGGCCACCGCTTCGCTGCCGCCGGCCGCGTCGTCGATGGCCTCGGCCGGCGCCTCATCGATGAGCAGCGGCCAGCCCTCCTTCGGGGGTGGGCAGCAGTCCTTCGGCGGCCAGTCCTTCGGCGGGCAGAGCTCCTTCGGCGGCGGCAGCGGCCAGCCCTCCTTCGGCGGCCAGGCCTCCGGCGGATCGGGTGCACCGCAGATGGCCCCGGCCGGGATGACCCAGCCGATGGCGGCGGTCCGCCCGCAGCCTCCGCAGCCGATGCAGCAGGCTCCGGCGCCGATGCGGGGCTTCCTGATCGACGAGGACGGGGACAACTAGGTTGTCCTGCTAGGCGGTAGTACTTGAGGGCGCTCCCTCTGTGGCTTTGGCTGCGGAGGGGGCGCCTTTTTGTGCTTGGGGGCGGGGGGCGGGGGGCGCGGGGCGCGGGGGCGCGGGGGCGCGGGGGCGCGGGGGCGCGCGGGGTGGGGGTGCTCTCGGGAGGGTGGGTGCGGGGGTGGCTCCCGGGGTGGGCACTCCGGGGGGCTGCACGATTATCCGACTGCCGACTCTCGTGTGCCGGGTGCTCGCCGTTGGCAGTCGGATAATCGCGCACCACGCCCCCCTCCGCGCCCACCCCGTCCGCCACCCCCTCCCGCAGCGCGTCCCTCGGTGGGGGTGGGGGTGGGGGAGGGGGAGGGGGAGGGGGAGGTGGGGAGGTGGGGGGAGGTGGGGGGAGGTGGGGAGGTGGGGGAAGGTGGGGAGGGGGAGGTGGGGAGGGGGGTGGGTGCTGGGGGGTGCGCTGGGGAGGTGGTGGGCGGGGGCACGGAGCAGAGATCGGGAGTAGAAGCAGAGAGCGGGAGCGGGGGACGGGAGTCGGGGACGGGAACGGCGAAGCGGCCGCCTGCTCGGGTGAGGGGGCGGCCGCTTCGGGGGTGGGTCAGGCCTTGCGGAGTTGGAAGGTCAGGCCGAGGGATTCGTCGGTGAAGGGGGCGGACTCCCAGTCGGCGGTGCCGGCGGTGAAGTCGAGGGCGAGGACCTCTTCGGCGACCAGGGCGCCGTGTTCGGTGATCGCCTCGGTGGTCTCGTCGTTCGCGGCGGTCCAGCGCAGGACGATGCGGTCGGCGACGTCGAGGCCGGAGTTCTTGCGG
The sequence above is a segment of the Kitasatospora sp. NBC_00240 genome. Coding sequences within it:
- a CDS encoding cell division protein SepF, with amino-acid sequence MAGAMRKMAVYLGLVEDETYDGQGYDPDDDYDADPEPIRTGRTEDIPRPAAAQPAPVAQIAPQPVPAAVPIRQETPRMAPVSSITPERRHNLEKSAPVIMPKVVNEREPYRITTLHPRTYNEARTIGEQFRGGTPVIMNLTEMDDTDAKRLVDFAAGLVFGLHGSIERVTQKVFLLSPANVDVTAEDKARIAEGGFFNQS
- a CDS encoding DivIVA domain-containing protein → MPLTPEDVRNKQFTTVRLREGYDEDEVDAFLDEVEAELTKLLRENEDLRAKLAAATRAAAQNQANMRKEPQQDSRPGAPVPAAISGPPVPGQQGPGQSMGGPMGQQQMGGPQQQQQMGQQQQMGNQPLGLPSGAPQLPAGQGGPMQQQMGQQQMGQTMGGQQQLVQPMGGQMLQPMGQQVPGQQMGQQQHQQQMGQLQPMGGPMGGPMGQPQQMGGPMGGPMQQQQAPGGDSAARVLALAQQTADQAISEARSEANKIVGEARSRAEGLERDARAKADALERDAQEKHRVAMGSLESARATLERKVEDLRAFEREYRTRLKSYLETQLRQLESQADDSLAPPRIPATASLPPAASSMASAGASSMSSGQPSFGGGQQSFGGQSFGGQSSFGGGSGQPSFGGQASGGSGAPQMAPAGMTQPMAAVRPQPPQPMQQAPAPMRGFLIDEDGDN
- a CDS encoding YggS family pyridoxal phosphate-dependent enzyme; its protein translation is MTNDIYGPFPGGPRAFGQTLLDALTDGQRARYEELGANLDVVERRIEAACRAAGRSRDEVTLIVVTKTYPAEDSALLAGLGVTDVAENRDQDAAPKAELCANLPLEWHFVGQLQTNKVRSVVRYANRVHSVDRLRLVGSLSAAVLKSERPELGCLVQVALDKEAGEVGAVPGSPGSGEGRAGVAPADVAALADAIAAAPGLRLDGVMTVAPLAGPLAGDPARAFERLAEISTAVRASHPAATMVSAGMSGDLEQAVAAGATHVRVGTAVLGVRSPLG
- a CDS encoding YggT family protein; this encodes MGIVGAVLGYALTVFLVFLLFRLVMDWVFQFARSWQPGKAMVLVLEATYTVTDPPLKLLRRFIPPLRLGGVALDLSFFVLMIIVYVLISLVQRLS
- the pgeF gene encoding peptidoglycan editing factor PgeF gives rise to the protein MKRFDTRNGAHFAFTDRWGGVSISPYGELNLGGAVGDDPVAVLENRRLAARSLGLDPADVVWMNQVHGADVAVVTERQPQGSAPTVDAVVTDRPLALAVLTADCTPVLLADPVAGVAGAAHAGRPGLAAGVVPAVVRAMVELGARPERIVAATGPAVCGRCYEVPEELRAEVSALVPAAYARTSWGTPALDVPAGVAAQLAGAGVTELVRSSDCTLESADHFSYRREQRTGRLASYVWLGSELS
- the ftsZ gene encoding cell division protein FtsZ, whose amino-acid sequence is MAAPQNYLAVIKVVGIGGGGVNAINRMIEVGLKGVEFIAINTDAQALLMSDADVKLDVGRELTRGLGAGANPEVGRKAAEDHREEIEEVLKGADMVFVTAGEGGGTGTGGAPVVANIARSLGALTIGVVTRPFTFEGRRRANQAEDGIAGLREEVDTLIVIPNDRLLSISDRQVSVLDAFRSADQVLLSGVQGITDLITTPGLINLDFADVKSVMSEAGSALMGIGSARGEDRAKAAAIMAISSPLLEASIDGARGVLLSISGGSDLGLFEINESAQLVSEAAHPEANIIFGAVIDDALGDEVRVTVIAAGFDGGQPPAIVRDPVVKASPAPAPAAPERPATRPSYGSIGSVTARSDGESGSRHSDSPATTTASPVPPQVQPVRQPYVESPAEELDVPDFLK